The Mycosarcoma maydis chromosome 12, whole genome shotgun sequence nucleotide sequence CAAAAGTTTGATCTTGAGTGGTACGACGTCGACTTCATGCATGAAGTCCGACAGGGCAACCCCTCGGCTGATCCAGCTGACGATGTCAAGCTTATCGGCACGGGTGAGCACTACGGGATCACTGACCTCGAATGGGACCCCTCAGGTCGCTATGTAGCCACTTCGGCTTCGGTCTGGCGACACTCGCTCGAAAACGGCTTCGCCATCTGGGACTTCAAGGGCCAGGAGCTGCAAAAGCATATCCAGGACCGCTTCAAGCAGATCCTTTGGCGCCCGCGACCCCGTACGCTTCTTGGTAAAGACGAGCAGAAGAGAGTGCGCAAAAACCTGCGAGAATACTCCAAGCAGttcgaggaggaggacgcCGCCGAGGAGTCCAACCTTGCTTCGGCCGAGCGCGAACTGTACCAACGCATCCTGGAGGAGTGGAAGGCATGGCGTGCACGATCCCGTCGCgacctcgagcagctgcgcgCAGATCTTGGTCGCGAGGAGGTCGGCCAGAGCGTCGACCacgccaagaagcttgCCGAGGAGGCCACCGAGGAGGTGCAAGAATGGATGGAGGAGATCATTGAAGAGACGGAGGAAGTGCTCGCCTAGTTTGCGTCCATGTGCTCCCGGATTTGGTCTGCTCCCAACTGAGTCTAAATTTGCATTGCTCCCGTTCCCCCTGCCAATTTGTACACATATCAGTCTTGCAATGCGCACGTATGTAGTGCTTTATCCAGTCTGAGACAAAACCAGAGTTTCCAGGATGGAGGCTGCATCGGCTCATTTGCGGGGTTTAAGAGGACGCGatccacaatcacgaatgacgtGCAGCAGAAGCCTGAATTGTCCTGAAGCGACACGCCGTACTGTACATTCAACTCGATGAGCGTATTGGTGCTGACTGGGGCGACGAAGAAGTCGAGCTGGCATCGCGGAACACACGTCTCCAATGTGCAAGTCCGAGCTCTTGCATGTCGCTTTCGATGTCTTTGGGAAGGTTGATGTGCTTAACCGCTTTTGGCTCGAACGTTGTTTCAAGTAGCCTCGCCGTCTTTCGCTGCATATATTCGATCTGGGAAAAGTCTCTTCTGCGAAGTCCACCGCCCCAAGATGGATGTTTGAAGAAGTAGCGCAAGTAGATTGTAAAGTCTCTGCGGTGCTCCTGTTGGACATATAGAGCAACGTCAAGTCAGTCGGTCGGATCTTTGCCAATTTGCTGCCAACCTTTCGACGGCATTGACACAGTGCAGCGCTCAGACCAAAGCGGAAATGCGGACGTTTTCCAGATCGACTCAACGTACCTGATCCTTAGTCTTGATCATCCGGAGCCCTCTCCGATAAAGGGCAAGGACCTCCTTCTGCGATTGGGTGAGCTTCTTTGCCGATGACATTCTCCTATCGACCCGGTCTAAGGCGTTGGTGATGATTCGTCGAAGAAAGTGTGGTCAGCTCGAAGCAACTTAGCGTTCAggacattcacgatgcttaatcgtgaatcacgaatagttaactcgtgacttggctgACAAAGCGTTGATCTgtttgtgattcgtaatttcTCCACACCCAGTGACTCacaacactcacactcga carries:
- a CDS encoding uncharacterized protein (related to protein involved in the assembly of the mitochondrial succinate dehydrogenase complex) — translated: MSSAKKLTQSQKEVLALYRRGLRMIKTKDQEHRRDFTIYLRYFFKHPSWGGGLRRRDFSQIEYMQRKTARLLETTFEPKAVKHINLPKDIESDMQELGLAHWRRVFRDASSTSSSPQSAPIRSSS